A window of Terriglobus sp. RCC_193 contains these coding sequences:
- a CDS encoding penicillin-binding protein 1A: protein MPSLFTRENPSANNRKSSPGNGKGPWRPPESRGKSSKRVPYARTWWFRYFPTRAKARRAIFYSLLGCSAVFGSLVGLTLVNTADLPQMEDLEHYRPATTTELLDIHGRTIGSFALERRVVVPYNDFPKVLHDAILSIEDKSFDKNAGVNPFRVIGAAYVDLRSKGRRQGASTLTMQLARNLFLTLDQTWSRKIQEILLSVQIERHFTKEQIFTLYANQIYLGSGVYGFEAGSEYYFSKKAKDLTLPEAALLAALPKGPSSYSPVRHPERALKRRNLVLSEMLGDGFITEQQYQEAKAAPLGLKIEPPANTIAPYFVEEVRRQLEQEYGADTVHGSGLKVYTTMDLDLQQVANKAVLDNLAAYERRHGWKGKLTNILESGGDLQTYQHPDWTDAIENGAYFHALVIEATPRRVIVRIGKRYAEMTAADWAWTTLGNGDKLLQKGDIAYVRIEDATRGTATMHASLQQDSGAQASLMAMDNSNGDVLAMVGGRDFNLSQFNRATQAERQTGSSFKPYVYTTAVEQLHTKPTDIIVDAPTSFYTPNGPYTPHNYEPNFAGPMTILNAFAESRNIPALKLANQVGIKKVIEVAHRFGVTSNIPAFLPVAIGSAGIKLSEQVGAYSVFPNDGILIKPHVIRRIVQADGLPLKQVSPQVKEVISVETARTMMTLLKAVPQYGTAAQAGAILKHPLGGKTGTTNSYTDAWFLGFSPSVTCGTWIGFDDPRRTLGEKETGARAALPMWIDFMKVAIARSPNEQFSTAAKKALAVDATAGSTDNAAPVVKKPVAPNDDSDDDSDDSSDSAKPAAKPAPVAHPAPPADASNNAMPDDAAPSKTPAKPTAPMKGYVPSPVGPYKPYSGPLLQKGPVATPKSSPPPR from the coding sequence GTGCCAAGCCTGTTCACACGCGAAAACCCGTCTGCGAACAATCGCAAATCTTCACCCGGCAACGGCAAAGGTCCGTGGCGTCCCCCCGAGTCCAGGGGCAAGTCGTCAAAGCGTGTCCCCTACGCGCGTACATGGTGGTTCCGCTATTTCCCCACACGGGCCAAGGCGCGTCGCGCCATTTTTTACAGTCTGCTCGGCTGCTCGGCGGTTTTCGGTTCGCTCGTCGGCCTGACGCTGGTCAACACGGCTGACCTGCCGCAGATGGAGGACCTGGAGCACTATCGCCCGGCCACCACAACAGAGCTGCTCGACATCCACGGTCGCACCATTGGCTCCTTCGCTCTGGAGCGTCGCGTCGTCGTCCCGTATAACGACTTCCCCAAGGTGCTGCACGACGCCATCCTCTCCATTGAAGACAAGAGCTTCGACAAGAACGCGGGTGTAAACCCCTTCCGCGTCATCGGTGCGGCTTACGTCGATCTGCGATCGAAGGGACGCCGTCAGGGCGCATCCACGCTCACCATGCAGCTTGCCCGCAACCTGTTTCTGACGCTGGACCAGACATGGAGCCGCAAAATCCAGGAGATTCTGCTCTCCGTTCAGATTGAGCGCCACTTCACCAAGGAACAGATATTCACTTTGTACGCCAACCAGATCTACCTGGGCAGCGGCGTCTATGGGTTTGAGGCGGGCAGCGAATACTACTTCTCCAAAAAGGCGAAAGACCTCACGCTACCTGAGGCTGCGTTGCTTGCGGCGCTGCCCAAAGGCCCCAGCAGCTATTCACCGGTGCGCCACCCGGAACGCGCTCTGAAGCGCCGCAACCTCGTACTCAGCGAGATGCTTGGCGACGGCTTCATCACGGAACAGCAGTATCAGGAAGCAAAAGCCGCGCCGCTCGGCCTGAAGATTGAGCCACCCGCGAATACCATCGCACCCTACTTCGTGGAAGAAGTGCGCCGCCAGCTTGAGCAGGAGTACGGTGCAGACACTGTCCACGGTTCGGGCCTGAAGGTCTACACCACGATGGATCTCGACTTACAGCAAGTCGCAAACAAGGCCGTGCTGGACAATCTGGCCGCCTATGAACGCCGCCACGGATGGAAGGGAAAACTCACCAACATCCTGGAAAGCGGCGGCGACCTGCAGACGTATCAGCACCCGGACTGGACAGACGCCATAGAAAACGGCGCGTACTTCCATGCGCTGGTCATTGAGGCCACACCGCGCCGCGTCATCGTCCGCATCGGCAAACGTTACGCGGAGATGACCGCAGCCGACTGGGCATGGACCACCCTGGGCAACGGCGACAAGCTGCTCCAGAAGGGTGATATTGCCTACGTCCGCATTGAAGACGCCACCCGAGGCACGGCCACCATGCACGCCTCGCTGCAGCAGGACTCCGGCGCGCAGGCCTCGCTGATGGCCATGGACAACTCCAATGGCGACGTCCTTGCCATGGTCGGCGGACGCGACTTCAACCTGTCGCAGTTCAATCGTGCCACGCAGGCCGAACGCCAGACCGGCTCCAGCTTCAAACCATACGTTTACACCACGGCGGTCGAGCAGCTTCACACCAAACCTACAGACATCATCGTCGATGCGCCCACCAGTTTCTACACGCCCAACGGCCCCTATACGCCGCACAACTACGAACCAAATTTCGCTGGTCCCATGACCATCCTCAACGCCTTCGCCGAGTCGCGAAACATTCCCGCACTCAAACTGGCGAACCAGGTTGGCATCAAGAAGGTGATTGAAGTCGCGCACCGTTTCGGCGTCACATCCAACATTCCTGCCTTCCTGCCGGTGGCGATTGGTTCGGCAGGTATCAAACTTTCGGAGCAGGTCGGCGCGTACTCCGTCTTCCCCAACGACGGCATCCTCATCAAGCCGCACGTCATCCGCCGCATCGTTCAGGCAGATGGATTGCCGCTGAAACAGGTGTCGCCGCAGGTAAAGGAAGTCATCAGCGTAGAGACAGCGCGCACCATGATGACGCTGCTGAAAGCCGTTCCGCAATACGGCACCGCAGCGCAGGCAGGCGCGATATTGAAGCATCCCCTCGGCGGCAAAACCGGCACGACCAACAGCTACACCGACGCATGGTTCCTCGGCTTTTCTCCATCCGTCACCTGCGGCACATGGATCGGCTTTGACGATCCGCGCCGCACCCTCGGCGAGAAAGAAACCGGCGCACGCGCCGCACTGCCCATGTGGATTGACTTCATGAAGGTAGCCATCGCACGCTCGCCCAATGAGCAGTTCTCCACGGCCGCGAAGAAGGCCCTCGCAGTCGATGCAACGGCCGGATCCACAGACAACGCAGCACCCGTAGTCAAGAAACCCGTAGCCCCCAACGACGATTCGGATGACGACTCCGATGACTCCAGTGACAGCGCGAAACCCGCGGCAAAACCAGCGCCGGTAGCGCATCCGGCGCCGCCAGCGGATGCCTCGAACAACGCCATGCCGGATGACGCCGCCCCCTCCAAAACACCTGCAAAACCCACCGCACCAATGAAAGGCTACGTCCCATCGCCGGTTGGCCCGTACAAGCCTTACAGCGGCCCGCTATTGCAAAAAGGCCCGGTGGCAACCCCAAAAAGCTCCCCACCACCGCGCTAA
- a CDS encoding bifunctional riboflavin kinase/FAD synthetase, with amino-acid sequence MNIYRSLAEVPADLGPTVVTIGNFDGVHCGHQTVIREVIARARALKAKAVLVTLDPHPTRVLRPERKLQLITPTDVKLELLEQTGLDAVLLLPFTRAFAATSAKEFCTTVLHDALHAVEVHEGENFRFGSGAEGDTHSLETLGQTLGFTAKTFAAIESGRTSISSSRIRYEIAEGNMSAARHMLAREFFVDSTPARGRGYGTKYAVPTINLAAYDDLLPAHGVYVTDLHIGNETFEGVTNIGNRPTFGADSFAVETYLLRFHPVDLTEETPLRMTFHKRLRSEQKFADPEALKTQIFKDVARAERWFALRRLFVR; translated from the coding sequence ATGAACATCTATCGCAGCCTTGCGGAAGTGCCAGCGGATCTTGGTCCGACGGTTGTGACCATTGGCAACTTTGATGGCGTTCATTGCGGCCACCAGACCGTGATTCGTGAAGTGATTGCACGGGCACGCGCGCTGAAGGCGAAGGCCGTGCTGGTGACGCTTGATCCGCATCCCACCCGTGTTCTGCGGCCGGAACGCAAGCTGCAACTCATTACGCCTACGGATGTGAAGCTGGAATTGCTGGAGCAAACTGGGCTGGATGCGGTGCTGCTGCTGCCCTTTACGCGTGCGTTTGCCGCCACCAGCGCGAAGGAATTCTGCACAACCGTACTGCACGATGCGCTGCATGCCGTGGAAGTACACGAGGGAGAGAACTTCCGCTTCGGTTCAGGTGCGGAGGGTGACACGCATTCACTGGAAACACTGGGACAGACGCTGGGATTCACGGCGAAGACATTCGCGGCGATTGAATCGGGCCGTACGAGTATCTCCTCCAGCCGCATTCGTTATGAGATTGCAGAGGGCAATATGTCCGCGGCGCGGCATATGCTGGCTCGCGAATTCTTTGTGGACAGCACACCAGCGCGAGGACGTGGCTATGGCACGAAGTATGCCGTACCGACGATCAACCTTGCTGCGTATGACGATCTGTTGCCTGCGCATGGGGTGTATGTGACGGACCTGCACATTGGTAACGAGACGTTTGAGGGTGTGACGAACATTGGCAATCGGCCTACGTTTGGCGCGGATTCGTTTGCGGTAGAGACGTATCTACTGCGCTTTCATCCTGTCGATCTGACGGAAGAGACGCCGTTACGCATGACGTTTCATAAACGTCTTCGCAGTGAGCAGAAGTTTGCTGATCCTGAGGCGTTAAAGACGCAGATTTTCAAGGATGTGGCACGTGCGGAGCGCTGGTTTGCTTTGCGGCGTTTGTTTGTGCGATAA
- a CDS encoding MBL fold metallo-hydrolase, giving the protein MPPNAELLFLGTGTSMGVPTLGCTCTVCTSNDPQNNRTRSSIALRYDDGEGTQRTVLVDTGQEFRMQALRFGVNSVDAVLYTHGHADHVLGFDDLRPLTFGKDAHLPLYADDPTADIIERIFDYTFRKADRYPTSARVDLHRLSADPGTTIDLFGATVERIPVLHGRHEIAGYRFGSVAYLTDMSDLPEPSYESLQGLDVVILDALRREPHPSHSHLEKSIAIAQRIGAKQTYFTHISHDLDHGPTEAELPEGIRLAYDGLRLPFHIHRHEAAQ; this is encoded by the coding sequence ATGCCACCGAATGCCGAGTTGCTTTTTCTTGGCACCGGTACGTCTATGGGCGTGCCAACGCTCGGCTGTACCTGCACGGTGTGTACTTCAAATGATCCGCAGAACAACCGGACGCGGTCGTCCATTGCGCTGCGCTACGACGATGGAGAAGGCACCCAGCGGACTGTCCTGGTGGATACAGGGCAGGAGTTCCGCATGCAGGCGCTGCGGTTTGGAGTGAACAGCGTGGACGCCGTGCTGTACACGCATGGCCATGCAGATCACGTGCTGGGTTTTGACGATCTGCGGCCGCTGACGTTTGGCAAGGATGCGCATCTGCCGCTGTATGCGGATGATCCCACGGCAGACATTATCGAACGCATCTTTGATTACACCTTTCGTAAAGCTGACCGTTATCCGACGAGCGCTCGTGTGGATCTGCACCGCTTGAGCGCCGATCCGGGTACAACGATTGATCTGTTTGGCGCAACGGTGGAGCGGATTCCGGTGCTGCATGGGCGGCATGAGATCGCGGGCTATCGTTTTGGTTCGGTTGCTTACCTAACGGATATGAGCGACCTGCCGGAACCGTCGTATGAGAGTCTGCAGGGACTGGATGTGGTGATTCTGGATGCACTGCGACGCGAGCCGCATCCGAGCCATTCGCATCTGGAGAAGTCCATCGCCATTGCGCAGCGCATTGGGGCGAAGCAGACGTACTTCACGCACATTTCGCATGACCTGGACCATGGGCCGACCGAAGCGGAACTGCCTGAGGGGATTCGCCTGGCCTATGACGGTTTGCGACTTCCCTTCCACATTCATAGGCATGAGGCTGCGCAATGA
- a CDS encoding DUF1844 domain-containing protein produces the protein MSENEQNKPFVINDRRKFRLDGEPVEPRPEEPVAEPEASATPEPEAAPVASKEPIPFPVRDAAPASNAAHTVTPVPEPSDDVAAAEAEAAGEEEAKLPPPTAEEMDQVRAAYEATAERIETMMRSQNLGAEHMPPMDFTQLVQSIYMSAMIQLGAGAQQGQQARVDLLGAKNSIEMLSVIEEKTTGNLAEQEKNLLNSALFELRMGFLEITQLLARQAQSRQATPPPPGTPSSGGFNGGGGGFSGGGGFGGGGFSGGGPKIVR, from the coding sequence ATGTCGGAAAACGAACAGAATAAGCCCTTTGTGATTAACGACCGCCGCAAGTTCCGCCTGGATGGCGAACCCGTGGAGCCTCGTCCGGAAGAGCCGGTGGCTGAGCCTGAAGCCAGCGCGACGCCGGAACCGGAAGCTGCGCCGGTGGCCAGCAAGGAACCCATTCCCTTCCCGGTGCGCGACGCTGCTCCTGCATCGAACGCAGCGCACACGGTAACGCCGGTGCCGGAGCCTTCGGACGACGTTGCTGCTGCGGAAGCCGAGGCGGCTGGCGAAGAAGAGGCCAAGCTGCCGCCGCCGACCGCAGAAGAGATGGACCAGGTGCGTGCCGCGTATGAAGCCACGGCAGAGCGCATTGAGACGATGATGCGGTCGCAGAACCTGGGCGCGGAACACATGCCGCCCATGGACTTCACGCAACTGGTGCAGTCCATCTACATGTCGGCCATGATCCAGCTTGGCGCGGGTGCGCAGCAGGGTCAGCAGGCGCGTGTGGACCTGCTGGGTGCGAAAAACAGCATCGAAATGCTCTCTGTCATCGAAGAGAAGACCACCGGCAATCTGGCCGAACAGGAGAAGAACCTGCTGAATTCCGCGCTGTTTGAGCTGCGCATGGGATTCCTGGAGATTACGCAGTTGCTGGCGCGGCAGGCGCAGTCACGGCAGGCCACACCTCCCCCGCCGGGAACGCCTTCCAGTGGAGGATTCAACGGTGGCGGCGGTGGGTTCAGCGGCGGCGGCGGATTTGGTGGCGGCGGCTTCAGCGGCGGCGGACCAAAGATCGTTCGCTAG
- a CDS encoding folate-binding protein YgfZ: MLQVSHNSARPLAYGQLRRRGTYNPVYGQVGQFGRTEPLAEVCLMQEMTTLSAVDQLQALRTGAGVASLTAGWIAVTGSDRVRWLNGMVTNSVQALTPGEGAYSFLLSAQGRIQGDLMIWAKPDLLLLETSPAQVENIVALLDRFIIMDDVELNDESAWWHGMLVAGPQAAEKLTAAGVTVRATKLLKKLAVPYAGTDVQVVCAYSPLVPRFEVWSRDAAVLEQLRAALVQDGVALCDADGLELFRIAEGTPRYGTDIRDRDLPQETNQTRALHFNKGCYLGQEIVERIRSRGNVHRTFTSFALTGDVPAPGTPLEAEGKPVGELTSVAAEEIDGRRLALGFIRREALDRGLAITYAGGTAVQAHTPEATAAS, from the coding sequence ATGCTTCAAGTCAGTCACAACTCCGCGCGTCCGCTGGCGTATGGGCAGCTTCGCCGCCGCGGAACCTATAATCCAGTGTACGGGCAAGTGGGCCAGTTTGGCCGCACCGAACCACTTGCCGAAGTGTGCCTTATGCAGGAAATGACAACTCTCAGCGCAGTAGACCAACTCCAGGCTCTCCGCACCGGCGCGGGCGTGGCTTCGCTTACCGCCGGATGGATTGCCGTGACCGGCAGCGACCGCGTGCGCTGGCTGAACGGCATGGTGACGAACTCCGTGCAGGCGTTGACGCCGGGCGAGGGCGCGTACAGCTTTCTGCTGAGCGCGCAAGGCCGTATTCAGGGCGACCTGATGATATGGGCCAAGCCCGATCTGCTGTTGCTGGAGACCAGCCCGGCGCAGGTGGAAAACATTGTGGCGCTGCTGGACCGGTTCATCATCATGGACGATGTGGAATTGAACGATGAGAGCGCGTGGTGGCACGGCATGTTAGTGGCAGGACCGCAGGCCGCGGAGAAGCTGACCGCAGCCGGCGTTACCGTGCGTGCGACGAAGCTGTTGAAGAAGCTGGCCGTTCCCTATGCCGGAACCGACGTGCAGGTGGTGTGTGCGTATAGTCCGCTGGTGCCGCGTTTTGAGGTGTGGTCGCGCGATGCGGCTGTGCTGGAGCAGTTGCGAGCGGCGCTGGTGCAGGATGGCGTTGCGCTATGCGATGCTGACGGGCTTGAGCTGTTTCGGATTGCGGAAGGCACGCCGCGCTATGGCACCGATATCCGCGACCGCGATCTGCCGCAGGAGACGAACCAGACACGCGCTCTGCACTTCAACAAGGGCTGCTACCTGGGACAGGAGATTGTGGAACGCATCCGTTCGCGCGGCAATGTCCACCGGACGTTTACCAGCTTTGCCTTGACCGGCGATGTGCCAGCGCCGGGAACGCCGCTGGAAGCGGAAGGTAAGCCGGTAGGTGAACTGACATCTGTTGCGGCCGAAGAGATTGACGGTCGAAGACTCGCTCTTGGATTTATTCGCCGCGAAGCATTGGATCGCGGCCTTGCCATTACCTATGCAGGCGGAACCGCCGTGCAGGCCCATACGCCGGAAGCTACCGCTGCATCTTAA
- the mtnP gene encoding S-methyl-5'-thioadenosine phosphorylase, which produces MAQAEIGIIGGSGLYNMPGLTDTTEIKVETPFGDPSETIVLGTLEGRKVAFLARHGRGHRILPTELNFRANIYAMKKIGVSFILSISAVGSLKEEHKPTDFVIPDQFIDRTFARNATFFGDGIVGHVAFGDPICSVAAKAFKQGCDEAGVVGKLGGTYINMEGPQFSTRAESNLYRSWGADVIGMTNLQEAKLAREAEISYATLAMVTDYDCWHESHDDVTVDQIVQVIHANTKNAQEVLKGAVKALPKDNSETPIASALKYAIMTDKKTIPAATREKLAIFLDKYEG; this is translated from the coding sequence TTGGCACAGGCAGAGATCGGCATTATCGGCGGCAGCGGTTTGTACAACATGCCGGGATTGACGGACACCACGGAAATCAAGGTGGAGACGCCCTTCGGCGACCCATCGGAAACCATCGTGCTGGGCACGTTGGAAGGTCGTAAGGTCGCGTTTCTCGCGCGCCACGGCCGCGGTCACCGCATCCTTCCCACGGAGCTGAACTTCCGCGCCAACATCTACGCCATGAAGAAAATCGGCGTCAGCTTCATCCTCTCCATCTCGGCAGTCGGCTCGCTGAAGGAAGAGCACAAGCCCACAGACTTCGTCATCCCTGACCAGTTCATTGACCGAACGTTTGCACGCAACGCCACCTTCTTCGGCGACGGCATCGTCGGCCACGTTGCCTTCGGCGATCCCATCTGCTCTGTCGCAGCAAAAGCCTTTAAGCAGGGCTGCGATGAAGCAGGCGTCGTCGGCAAACTCGGCGGCACGTACATCAACATGGAAGGCCCGCAGTTCAGCACGCGTGCCGAATCGAACCTCTATCGCTCGTGGGGCGCAGACGTCATCGGCATGACCAACCTGCAGGAAGCCAAACTGGCCCGCGAAGCCGAGATCAGCTACGCCACCCTTGCCATGGTCACCGACTACGACTGCTGGCATGAAAGCCACGACGATGTCACCGTCGACCAGATCGTACAGGTCATCCACGCCAACACAAAGAACGCACAGGAAGTGCTGAAGGGCGCAGTCAAGGCATTGCCCAAGGACAACAGCGAAACACCGATAGCCAGCGCCCTGAAGTACGCCATCATGACCGACAAGAAGACCATCCCAGCAGCCACACGCGAAAAGCTGGCCATCTTTTTGGATAAGTACGAAGGCTAA
- a CDS encoding four helix bundle protein, which produces MGKSFRELEVWQRSMELATAIYRVTEGFPRHETYGLSSQMRRCAVSIPSNIAEGSARATKRDFSHFITIARGSAAELETQLDIARRLGYVDQSNYESVEALCFRVSRMLTKLLEAMRNADSRAEREQRLTRATR; this is translated from the coding sequence ATGGGAAAGTCGTTTCGTGAACTCGAAGTATGGCAGCGGTCAATGGAACTTGCGACCGCGATCTACCGTGTCACGGAAGGCTTTCCTCGCCACGAGACATACGGACTAAGCTCGCAGATGAGACGGTGCGCTGTATCAATCCCAAGTAACATTGCGGAGGGTTCAGCGCGAGCAACGAAACGCGATTTCTCGCACTTCATTACGATTGCCCGCGGATCGGCTGCGGAACTCGAAACTCAACTCGACATCGCACGCAGGCTTGGCTATGTCGATCAATCGAATTATGAATCTGTCGAGGCGCTCTGCTTTCGCGTGTCTCGAATGCTAACGAAACTGCTGGAGGCGATGCGCAACGCCGACTCCCGAGCAGAACGAGAGCAACGATTAACGAGAGCAACGAGGTAA
- a CDS encoding PfkB family carbohydrate kinase, with the protein MSIVVVGSVAFDTLTTPKSHRDKIQGGAAYHFAQSARFFTGVRVIGVVGNDFTPEHEATMTSRDIDTTGIEHADGLSFHWTGEYKDAMSEAITLNTELNVFGSFDPKVPESYKSSDYLFLANIEPTLQLRVRQQFPNAKLVAGDTMNYWIADHKANLLKTIAELDVLVINDGEARLLTGEHNLVTAAKKVMEMGPKSLVIKHGEYGATAFFCDRSFAGAMNTIPFRAPALPMEEVIDPTGAGDMFAGGFFGYIASQPELTPRVFRTALFYGGVMGSFAVEKFGSERVQELTREEIEERFKLFREISHLDLDAA; encoded by the coding sequence ATGTCCATCGTCGTAGTCGGTAGCGTCGCATTCGATACACTCACAACCCCCAAGTCGCATCGCGACAAGATTCAGGGTGGCGCTGCATACCACTTCGCGCAATCTGCGCGTTTCTTCACAGGCGTCCGCGTCATTGGCGTGGTCGGTAACGACTTTACACCAGAGCATGAAGCCACGATGACCAGCCGTGACATCGACACCACCGGCATCGAACACGCCGACGGTCTCTCCTTCCATTGGACCGGCGAGTACAAAGATGCCATGAGCGAAGCCATCACGCTCAACACAGAGTTGAATGTCTTCGGCAGCTTCGATCCCAAGGTGCCAGAGAGCTACAAGTCCTCGGACTATCTCTTCCTCGCCAACATCGAACCCACGCTGCAACTGCGCGTGCGTCAGCAGTTTCCCAATGCCAAGCTCGTCGCAGGCGACACCATGAATTACTGGATCGCCGACCACAAAGCGAACCTGCTCAAGACCATCGCGGAGCTTGACGTTCTCGTCATCAACGACGGCGAAGCGCGCCTGCTCACTGGCGAACACAACCTCGTCACCGCCGCGAAAAAGGTCATGGAGATGGGCCCTAAGTCGCTCGTCATCAAGCACGGCGAATACGGCGCAACCGCTTTCTTCTGCGACCGCTCTTTCGCCGGTGCAATGAACACCATTCCCTTCCGCGCGCCCGCATTGCCGATGGAAGAAGTGATTGACCCCACCGGCGCAGGCGATATGTTCGCTGGAGGCTTCTTCGGTTACATCGCATCGCAGCCGGAACTCACACCTCGCGTCTTCCGCACAGCACTGTTTTACGGCGGCGTGATGGGTTCGTTCGCTGTGGAGAAGTTTGGCTCGGAACGCGTACAGGAACTCACGCGCGAAGAGATTGAAGAACGCTTTAAACTGTTCCGCGAAATCTCGCACCTGGATCTCGATGCCGCGTAA
- the dapF gene encoding diaminopimelate epimerase, whose amino-acid sequence MIPFVKAHACGNDFLIVEETLASGKHAQMARLLCSRNYSVGADGVEFLARKSDGSFFLRLFNADGSEAELSGNGTRCVAAWLGYSEGLRETKMGTPGGEKICRVIECNEEHFLIETSMGIPKVEERIVRVEGVGDVAGAVVDVGNPHFVIFTNDEAFASHGLAWEDLGARVCTHPDFPKGTNVEFVRVIAPNEIAFRIYERGVGPTQSSGTGTSASSAASIVLRGCNRTLEASSLGGAQRVVWNEGEQLMLTGPAQIVCKGEVSLQGIEA is encoded by the coding sequence GTGATTCCGTTTGTGAAAGCGCATGCGTGCGGCAATGATTTCCTGATCGTCGAAGAGACGCTTGCCAGCGGCAAACATGCGCAGATGGCGCGCCTGCTGTGCTCACGCAATTACAGCGTGGGCGCAGACGGCGTGGAGTTCCTCGCACGCAAATCTGATGGCTCGTTCTTCCTGCGCCTCTTCAACGCAGACGGCTCGGAAGCAGAGCTGTCCGGCAACGGCACCCGCTGCGTAGCCGCATGGCTCGGCTACAGCGAAGGTCTCCGCGAAACAAAGATGGGCACACCCGGCGGTGAAAAAATCTGCCGCGTCATCGAGTGCAACGAAGAACACTTCCTCATTGAAACGTCGATGGGCATTCCCAAAGTCGAAGAACGCATCGTTCGCGTCGAAGGTGTTGGTGACGTAGCCGGTGCAGTGGTCGACGTAGGCAATCCCCACTTCGTCATCTTCACCAACGACGAAGCCTTCGCATCACACGGCCTCGCATGGGAAGACCTCGGCGCGCGCGTCTGCACGCACCCCGACTTTCCCAAAGGAACAAACGTAGAGTTTGTGCGCGTCATCGCCCCCAATGAAATTGCCTTCCGCATTTATGAACGCGGCGTCGGCCCCACACAGTCCTCCGGCACAGGAACCTCCGCATCCTCCGCAGCAAGCATCGTGTTGCGCGGCTGCAACCGCACACTCGAAGCATCGTCGCTCGGCGGCGCACAGCGTGTGGTGTGGAATGAAGGCGAACAGCTAATGCTCACCGGGCCTGCGCAGATTGTCTGCAAAGGTGAGGTCAGCCTGCAGGGGATAGAAGCGTGA
- a CDS encoding LD-carboxypeptidase, which yields MIRPARLKPGARVAIVSPASTPKEALVRRGMERFASLGYQPVLFPSALASGPLYYAGDVAARVKDLHDAFRDPSIDAILCTRGGWGTAELLPHLDADLIKANPKPFIGFSDHTTLHLWFAQTCGLHTFYGPMISPDFARGDVLADGVDLHSWRHALEQAESWEVDAKQGMRVLRSGNTVEGTLYGGCLALLTESLGTPWAMQMPAGDIILFVEEVGTHPYQWDRMMLHLQYAGLLDRVKGIVFGNMAQCAEDAGEAALIEKALLHNLRNWSGPIAIGLQCGHVNMPNVTLPLGVKARLTCANAAELQILEAAVE from the coding sequence GTGATTCGCCCTGCAAGATTGAAGCCCGGCGCACGCGTTGCCATCGTGTCGCCGGCCAGCACTCCGAAAGAAGCATTGGTACGTCGCGGCATGGAGCGCTTTGCGTCTCTTGGCTACCAGCCAGTGCTGTTTCCATCCGCACTTGCATCCGGGCCGCTCTATTACGCAGGCGACGTGGCCGCACGAGTGAAAGACCTTCACGATGCCTTTCGCGATCCCTCCATCGACGCCATCCTCTGCACGCGCGGCGGCTGGGGCACAGCAGAGCTTCTGCCGCATCTCGATGCAGACTTAATCAAAGCAAATCCCAAACCCTTCATCGGCTTCAGCGATCACACGACACTGCACCTGTGGTTCGCGCAGACATGCGGCCTGCACACGTTTTACGGCCCCATGATCTCGCCGGATTTCGCACGCGGTGATGTCCTTGCAGACGGCGTTGATCTGCACTCGTGGCGTCACGCACTGGAACAAGCAGAATCATGGGAAGTGGATGCAAAGCAGGGTATGCGTGTCCTGCGCAGTGGCAACACAGTAGAAGGCACACTCTACGGCGGATGCCTCGCACTGCTGACAGAATCACTGGGAACACCGTGGGCCATGCAGATGCCTGCGGGCGACATCATCCTCTTCGTGGAAGAAGTCGGCACCCACCCCTATCAGTGGGATCGCATGATGCTGCATTTGCAATACGCCGGTCTGCTCGATCGCGTAAAGGGTATCGTCTTTGGAAACATGGCACAGTGCGCGGAGGATGCAGGAGAAGCCGCGCTAATTGAAAAAGCATTACTGCACAATCTGCGCAACTGGAGCGGGCCCATCGCCATCGGCCTTCAATGTGGCCACGTGAATATGCCAAACGTAACGCTGCCGCTGGGCGTGAAGGCGCGCCTCACATGCGCCAATGCGGCAGAGTTGCAGATACTGGAAGCGGCGGTAGAGTAA